The sequence TCCACCGGAGGCGTCCTCGTTCACGTTCCCTTCGGAACTCTCGTCAGACCCCTCACCTGGCCCGTCCTTGACCGTCAGGTCGACGTTGGGGCCGAGAAGCCCCACGTAGTGATTCGTTACGTTCCCAATCGTCGTCGTATCGTCTACCTCGAACGTCGTTCCACCGTCGGATTCCCACTCGACGGTATCGGCGTGCTCGTCGAACGTGATCGGGTCCGCGAGATCGTTGTCCACGTCGTAGACCAACAGCTCGTTGTTTTTGACCGTGGTGTACGTCATTCTCGTTGTACCCGTGAGATTGGCAGTGAGCCTCGCTTCGTTTTCCTCGTCCCCATTGACGTCGCTACACTCGACCTGAAACGCGTCTTCGTCGTGCCAGCCTTGGTATTCCGACCCATTGGTGTAGAATACCGTTGCGGAGACGTCATCGTCACAGCTTGCCTGCCCATTCGTCGCCAGATGTATCTCGAACTGTTGATTCCCCGATTCGGCGTACATCGACCAGTCGAACCCGGTAAACACCTGACTATCGGGCTGGTCGGGAGCGATCGTGATCGTCAATTCCGATAGCGGGTGACCGCCGCCCAGGGCCCGAAGCTCGATTGGTTCCTCGTCCATGGGCATATCGAAATCCCCGTACGTACCGGTCGACACGAGTTCGAACACGGCGGTCTCGTTTTCGTGATACGTGCTCACGGTACCGTCAGTCCGCGACTCGAAATAGTTCGCCCAGGCCCGGTAGAACTCGCTCTGGACGGCAACCTGGATGGTTCCGTTCTGCACGGGATTCGTATACGAGGAGTTATCGGGGTACACCGTTCGTGACTCGTTTTCCACTGCGATATCCGCGCTGGCAGAACCAGCCACGGACCCGGTACCGGAGACACCGATGATCGGCAGAGTCAGCGTCATGCCGCGATAGTGCATCTCCGGGGTCGATATCATCGTACTCCCGCCAGTCGACTCCGAGCGCCAGACGCCACCACCCTGGTACGCGATGGTCGTCGGCCCCGACTCGTACTGTATCGTCCCCAGCGTGTCGTTGTATATTTCGCGGGACTCTCCCTCAGTGTAATTGACGTGTGTGACCCTGATCCGGCCCGTATCGGGAGCGACGCTGTACGTTCCCTGTCGCCCTCGACCCAGAGAGACGGACTGGGAATTTGATTCACCGAAGGCCACCAGCGACGCCCTCGAATCGAGTTGACTGAGGGCGTGCTCGGAGCTTTGCACGTCGACGGTATGCTGGATCCCACTGATCGCACCGCTGCCGAACGTGGCGAGGGCAGTTACACTCAGGATGGTGATCCCGAGCAACAGGACGACCCCGAGCGTCTCGCTTTGACTGCGGTCCCTCGTCCCATCCATGGACGGTACTCGACCGGGATGGGTCAAGAAACCAGCGGGGACGTCACTGGATCTCCTCGATCGATACCGCGTGGTCGCTATCGATCGTCAGCCAGCGGGTCGCGTTTCGTTCGTCGACGCCCGATCGAAAGATCGTTACCTCGGTCGGGTCCTCCTGATCGTCGAAGAGGTAGCAGAGTTCGAACTCCGGCAGTTCGTCCAGTTCCGCACTGTCCAGGTCATCGATTTGTCCGATTGCGCTCATGGCGTCGATTTCGATCGGTGACTGAGTCACCACGACGTTCGGGCGGCGGTACTGTTCTCGGGCGGCGCGTCTAGGAGTTGCCGGAGTCGGTATAAATAAATTTGGCACATCCCTCGACGGTGAGAACTGACGAAACCCAACCGAGTGATGGCTCAGCGATCGGCGTCGTCTCAGGAACGAATCCGACGGATTAGAACCGCGACGACCGCCGACACCACGAGGCTCGCGAAGAGGGCGAGGGCCACGAGAAGTGCTGTCGATCGCGTCGACGACGATTCTACGGTTTCCCGCACGGTCGGTTCAGGGTCGGTGTCGGTACGGGCGGTTGGTGGTGAACGGGACGGTGAATCCGTCGGATCGGGTTCGTCGGTGTGGATATGCAACTCCAATGCGGTGACGTCTTCGAAGACCATGTGTGAACCAACGGTCTCCCGTACCATATTAGTTGTGTGACAAGAATTCGATTGTCAGGGGCCCTTGCCCGTCTAGGGTCCCTGCTCGTCTGGGCCCTTTTTCGTTAGGAACGCTGGCCAATACGGCGCCACCCGGTCGACGCCAGCGGCGTGCCACCGGTGTCGCCCGCATCGACGCGAACCCGGAGTGAGCCGTCGTCGTTCAGTTCCACGGTGACGGTATCGAAGTCGGTCACGTACCGCGTCGTCTGCTTGCCAGGTGTACTCACGTCGATTCGTTCGCTGACCAGCCCGGTCTCGGAGAGTGACTTCAATTTCCGGTACGTGGTCGACAGGGGGATGTCGCAGGCCGCCTCGATCTCCCGTGCCGACATCGGTTCGGAGAGTGCCTCGAGTATGCGGCGGCTGTTCTCGTCCGTCAGCGCCTCGAGTACGGCCTCGATACCGGCTTCGTCGACGGTGGCTGTGTGTGAATTCATGGTGTTGGAATCCCAGTGTGGATTCCTAGGGGGATCGATCGCGGTGGACACCGCCCGTGCTCCTTCAACCGCTCAGGGAGTCCAGAACGCGATCGAAGCGTTCGTCGATCGTATCGACGATGTCGTCGAGGTCGGGATTGTCCGTCAGACCGATCAACGTAGACGGGTCCACGGCACTTACGACGACCGTCCCGTCGGCGGTCTCGTGAATGGCAACGTTGCACGGTAGCAACGCCCCGAGTTCGGGTTCGACCGAGACACCCTCGAACGCGGCGGGCGGGTGACACGCCCCGAGGACGCGATACTGCTGGATATCTTCCCCGAGTTTATTGGCAAACGTGGCCTGGAAGTCGATGTCGCTCAGTACCCCGAAGCCCTCCTCGTTCAACGCCTCGACGACCTCATCGACGATGTCATCGAATGTGCCGTGTATTTCGATCCGTTTTGTATATGGCATTTGGTAGCCTCTCTACCCACCATTTCGGGGCCGACCTGTAGAAGGGTTTGGATCGTGGTATCCGCCTTCCGCGATCGAAGGGTGTCCACCGGGGTACGACCCCCTCACAGCGGTACAGCGCGGGAGCCCACCCTTTTACCGGTGGGTCTATCCGTCGGAGGCGGTAAGGTTGCTCCGTGGATGCATCCGATGTCCGTGAGGAGTGGGCGACCAGGACCGGCGAATACTCCCCGCGGTACTACGCGTACTACGGCCCCAACGAGGTGAGCCGAGCCCTCGAATCACACCTCGACGAGCGCGTCTCTCGGGACGCATCGGTACTGGAACTCGGGTGCAGCTCGGGCCGACATCTCAAGCATCTGTACGACCACGGATATGAGGATCTCGCTGGCATCGAAATCAACGAGGAAGCCATCGAGGTGATGGGTGAGGAGTATCCCGCAGTTGCGGCGGAGGGGGAGTTCTATACCGGAGCGATCGAGTCGGTCGTCGAATCGATGGCCGACCGCGCATTCGACGTCGTCTATTCGGTTCAGACCCTCCAACATCTCCATTCCGATACCGAGTGGGTCTTCGATTCGATCCGCCGAATCACGGGTCAATTCCTCGTGATCGTCGAGATCGAGGGGGATGAGCACCGGGGGGACCGCGACGTCGCCGTTCAGAACGTCGACGGTATGCCACTAACGTACCGGAACTGGCGTGATGTGTTCGAGGGAGCGGGGTTTTCTCAGGTTTACGAGGAGGAAATCGACAACAACACGCTTCGCGTCTTCGAACGGACGGATCGCTGAAAGTGCGGAATACTGGCCATTCCTCTTCTAAGAGCTTGGTAAATTCGCCAGTCCCGGAGGCCTTATCCATGAGTGGGACCTATATTCGGACGTAATGGCACCTGACCAGTCCGACGGACACGAAACCAGGTGTCACACTTCGCGCGCGCCACCGACCGACTATCTCGGTCGTGTATCGCCCTCCACGGTCCCCGAAACGACCTCCCCGTGCGGCGCCATTCCGATCGCAAATGACGGATTCGGACCCATCGGTCCACTATCGGTACCGACTTCCAAACGATTCGACGGCTCACTCCCCTCCCACACATAATGTCCGACGAAATCCCACCGACGGTCTTCACGCTTCGATCGAACATCACCCTCCCACTGGAGGACGTACACGAGTTCTTCGAGTCGGTTGATCTGCCCCCCGAGATCGAAGATATTCAGATCGAGCGACGAAACAACCGATTGCTCATCAGTTCCGTCGCGAGCGACGAGTCGCTCAGCAAGTACACGCCGACGGCGGAACTGAAAGCGAAGGTGTACGAGAAGCGCGTGTACGAAGAGCCGCCGGAAGACCGGCAACCATACGCGAATCGTGCCCCCGACGAGGAAGAAGAGCCGATCCCCTCGGAACTCGTCGAATACGCCCGGTTCGCCGGCCGCGGCGACGAGGTCCTTCGAAATACGGCCCTCCAGTATCCGATGTTCACCGTCCTGGCCGAACTCGCGCTACAGGCCGAAGAGGGGAAATTGACGGCCATCACGGCCGTGGAAGGCGAACTCGAAGCCACGCGCATCGTCGAGGGCGACGACCGCCCGGCAACCGTCGAAGTCGTCGAGGAGAAGACGGAAAGTGACGAGGCCCAAAACGGCGTCGATTGGCGCGAGAACGAGTACATCAAGTAGTTTCACACGGCGTTCACCGTCTTTGAACCCACAGACGTATCACCCTGGATCCGTGCGTATTCGCATGGCAATCGAATCCGGCGATACGGTTTCACTGGAGTACATTGGTCGTCTTCCCGACGGCGAAATTTTCGACACCTCCCGTGAAGCGGTCGCGGACGAAGCAGGCATCGCCAGCGAGCAGCCCGACCGGGAATTCGCGCCGCTCACCGTGGAGATGGGCGCCGAGCAGATCATCCCGGGGCTCGAGGACGCCCTCTACGACATGACGGTTGGCGAGACGGACACCGTCACGATTCCCCCCGAAAAAGCGTATGGCGAACCGACCGACGAGCAGATCATCGAACACGATCGTGAGGAGTTCGACGACATGCTTCAGGGACAGTCGCCGTCCGAGGGAATGCAGGTACAGACCCAGCAGGGACAGATCGGGACCATCATAGCTCTCGACGATGACGTCGTCGAGATCGATTTCAACCACGAACTGGCGGGCGAGACGCTCGAATTCGAAGTCGAGATACTGGAAATCGAGTAGTCGAGGAATCGAACCCCCGTGGCGCCGAGGGGGATTCGGGAACGGTTTTTCTCACAAAACGTTCCGTACCAAATAGATTAATAGTTGGTTTCCATATGTCCATCTATGAGTCGGATACTCGTGCCGGTGGACGGTTCGGAGCACGCTGAAAACGCCTTCGAATACGCAGTTGAGCACTTCCCGGAGGACGACATCGTCGCGTTACACGTGATCGAACTGCCGGAAGGATACTTCGCAGCGTTCGCGGAGGACACCGAGTCACTGCCGCAAGTCGAGGATGCAAAGGAGCGAGGCCACCAAATTTTGGGCGATATCGAATCGCTCGCAGCGGACCTCGACGCCGAGGTCGAGACCGAGATCATCTCCGGAAACCCCCCGGACAAGATCCTCTCGTACGTCGAGGATGAGGACGTAGACGAGATCGTAATCGGCAGTCGTGGGCTATCGGGCGTCGGACGGATTATGTTCGGGAGTGTTGCCGAACAGGTCGTCCGCCGGTCGGAAGTTCCCGTGGTCGTGGTTCACTGACCGGAAACTCTTGGGACTTATTGGCGGTTTCTGTCGTTCAGAATCGGTCCGCGATCATGGAGGCCGCCGCTTTTCCCGTGCGGGCGGCCGTATTGAAACTCGGATAGTAGGCGAAGTCGCCCGCCAGTAACACGTTATCCGAATACTGGAGATCGGGGATCGATGCACCCGGCCGAATTCTCGGCGTCGTGGGTATCACGACGGAATCGAGCGTTTCGGGCTCGTCCCGATAGACCTCGGCGACGTCGATCTCGTCTTCTCTATCGCGCACGTACGCGTGATGTTCGTCACCGACCGCGATCACACTCCGCAGATTGTAGTCATCGTCTCCGCCGATGAGGAGGTTCACGTCTTCTTTGATGTCACCCTCCACAGTCACCGTCCGTGTCCGATTGAACTCCGTTCCGAAATCCGCATCGAGAATCTCGGCGGAGATATTGATGGGTGCTGCCAACACGGCATAATCGAAGGTCTCCTCGGCACTATCGCCGTCCCGGCGGTACTGAACGTGGACCTCGTCTCCATCCTCACGGACATCCGTCACCTCGGCTCCATCGACTAGACGCTCCGGTGGCAATTCTGCCTGGAGCCCCTCCACGAAGTCGTATTGGCCGTTCGGGAGAACGAAGGCCCCCTCCCGAACCATATTCACGACCTTCTTCAACGAAGCGGCCGATCTGTCAGCACTCGTCTCCTCGAAGTGATCGTCGTAGGTCATCGCTCTCAGGGTGGGCTCGATGAGCATCTCCCTGAGATCCTCGCTATATTGGTCCATCCACTCCCGAATCGACTGGTCGTGGAGTTCCTCGTTCTTTGGCCCGCGGTCGAGGGGGTCGAAACGCACGTCTCCCAGATTATCGTGAAACTTCCGAACAGACTCGCGATCCAGCCCGACCATCGGGGCGAATATCCGTCGCATCCCTTTCTCGAGGAGGGACAGGTCACTCCGAGGTGTGAGGAATATCTCCATCTGGTCGAACGTCGTTATCTCGCCATCCTGAAACGCGCCCATCTCTTCGAGGGGGAGTGACTCGACGGTGTCGTCCAGTCCGAAGTCCGATGCGAGCTCTAGAATGGCTTCGTCGGTTGCCGAGATGATCTTTGCAGTGTCGGACACTTCTCCGTCGGTAACCTCACGTTTTTCGAGTACGTGGGCTTCGATATCATATTTGTTGAGTTCGTGGGCGCACGCGATACCCGCGATACCGCCACCGATAACGGCAACTCTCATGACTGTGATTTTCTCTCATTATTCTTGATATATGTTCTGGGATGGAACGAGTCAGTAAAAAATAAGTTACGCTAGTTCGGTATGTTGTGCCGAACGTGATCCAGAGAGGATGACGGAGCAGTTACGACGACGAGACGTCCTGGGTGCTGGTGTCGCAACTATCGCCACCGTCGTGGCAGGGTGTGCTGGCGATACCGATGCGGACGAGTCACCCCAGGAAACGACCACGGAGCAGAGTACAGGTACCGAAACACAGACCGATTCACCACAGACTGATACCATGCCTTCGACGATCCTCAACGGCGACATCGAACAGAAAGGCGAGTTGACCCTGTCGAGCCCCGATTTCTCCGACGGCGAACGGATGCCGGACTGGGTCGGCTACGCGAACGACAACGACAATCCGGAACTCGAGATCAGCGGAGTTCCCGACGAGGCCGAATCGCTCGTCCTGGTCGTGGACGATCCCGACGCTCAGCCCGTGGCAGGACATACCTGGGACCACTGGTACGCCTGGGACATCGATCCCGACATCGGAACGATCCCCCGTAACTGGGACGGCGGATCGGCAACTGAGGGACACAACGACTTCATCGAGTACGGCTACGGCGGCCCCTCTCCGCCCGAAGGGAGTCACGGGTACCGGTTCAAACTCGTCGCCATCGACGCCGAACTCGGCGTTCCCGCCGAAACGCGCAAAACGCGTGTCGGCTCCGCCATCGCCATGAACGCCGAAGTGCTGGCAAGCACGCAGATCGTCGGTGACTACCACGCCGAACAGGGGACCACGTTCTAGGACTCCCCTGACGGGGGCGGTTCCCCCTCATCCCGACGTACCGGTTCATCACACAACGGTTCGATTCCGTATTTTTCGATGACCTCGGCAGTGACGTTTTCGACCTCCGCCAGGTGGACCAGTGGATTGCCGGGAAAGACGACGGGATTTTTCAGAATACCCACCAGCAAGCCGGTGAAGGGGGCCCGAATCGTGTCTGTTCCCCGCTTGAACGGACTGGTAATCCGACAGATGATCTCTCCCTCGTGGACCAATTCTCCACGTTCCTTGCGCATGTCGACGATTCCGCCCGAGTTAGAGCGGAGCCACGTGCGCTCACCCCAGCCCTCGACGATCGTCCGCCAGCCCGGCCAGCGGACCACCTCGTCCGGATAGATACCGTATTCGGCGAAGATACTCCGAACGCCACGGAACGCCTCGTCGATACAGCTCTGTTCGAATCGCCTCGCCTCTCCCATCTCGATTGTGATCGTCGGGATACCGTTCTCGGTCGCTTCCCGCCGGAGTGTCCCCTCCTGGCCCTCTCCGTCGAGGATAACGTTCGCTCCGAACGCCCGTGCGAGCCGTGCCGTTTCCTCGGTATCCATATCGGCACGAATGTGGAACATGTTGGTCCGCCCTCTCGTCGACGTATGGAAGTCGAGGCCGAAGTCACAGGGCTGGATGAAGTTCTCGTAGATGTGGTAGGCGATCCGGTGAGCAGACGTGCTGTCGGGGTCGCCGGGGAACGCTCGGTTGAGGTCTCGATCCGTGACCGGAAGGTACCGCTGCTGGGTGGTAAACCCGGGCACGTTCAGGACCGGCAGGCCGACCAGACACCCGTGAATCTCCTCGTGATCCCACTCGTCGACGACGCGGCGGACCACTTCCACGCCATTCAACTCGTCTCCGTGAATCGCCGCCGAGAGGAACACCGTCGGGCCCGGTTTGCTTCCATTGACAATCGTCACGGGCATATCGACCGGGTCACCGAGATACCACTCCCCAACCTGATGCTCGAACTTCGCAGTCTGGCCCGGCCGAACCACGCCACCTTCGTATTCGAAGGAATCGGATTCGTCTTCGATTTTCATCGGTTATTCCTCACGTGTTTCGTCCGTCCACGACGCTGTTACAGCGTCTACTGTTGCGGTGTCGTTCATTCTGCCCCCGGGTCGGAGTTGGTCTGGGTCGAGCCCTGGTCGTCTCCCGGCTTACTCTCCTCCGACCGTCTCCTCTTCGTCTCTGGGGCCCGTCCGGTGATAAATGGGCTCGTTCGACCACCGGTCGGCTGGCGTCGTACCACACGGACGGTTTCGTCGCCCGCGAACGTGTCGGTCTTACCGTCAAGGGCAAACACTCTCTCGCCGCCGACCAGGGGGAGTGCCTCCTCCGTCACGAACGGAACACCTTCTGGGGTAACGAGCGGTCCGGCGAGTGGCTTCGGTCGATGCGGTGGCGTCACGGCCGGTCCGAACGTCGGGTCGGTTCGTACGATCGTGTACATTTGGTGGTGGCTCTCGAATGGCACGGGTGATTATAGGCCATACCGGTTGGCGAGCGCTTCTCGGTCGATTAGATCGGGGATGCCAGGTTCGAATGGCCCCGAGCGGCTCACGCTCCTCCCGTACGCGAGCAGGTTTGCTGCCGAATCCCATCGGAGTCCCTCCCGACCACGGGTGAGCGCGTTGACGTACCGTTCTTTCGATCCCGGCGAAAGATTGCCCTCACCGAACACCAGGTACTCACCCCTCTCGGTTCGGTACCGTTCCTTCAGGAGGCCTTGCAGGACGTCGTCCGGGACGGCCTCGAGGCGGCTGTCGTCGGGATCGACGACGAGGAGGTCCCACCCGATCCAGGTGTGTAACCGGTCGGACGACTGGGCCGCCAGGGCTGCCAACTCGTCGTGCAGGTCGGCGACGGCACGTTCGACGGCCGGGTCGACACCTGGCATGTCCATCGGTTCGACTGCACCTCGCTCAAGAAGGGTCGCGGTGGCATCGCGTAGCGTGGAAGCGCCGGTATCCACGATGTTCAGGTTACTCTTGTCGGTGTTCGGATCGCCGAAGCGGTTTTCCCCCGAGATCGGGGTCCGTCCCGCCGCGATCACGCGTTTATCGTATCGGTGAGGAACGGCATACTGGAGCAGGAACTGCTCCGGCGCGTCCAGAAACGGGTCGGGTGCCGCGTCAGTCGCCCAATCCTCGAGAAACCCATCCACACCCCCCGGATAAAACCAGATGCCCCGCCCCTGCGTCGAGGCGCGCGCCTTCAGTACGAGGGGGGCGTCCGCGATGAAGTCCTCCGCCAACGCATCCATTGTCGGTTCGCCTCCATCGCTGAGATAATAGTCGATCGGTTGCCACGGCGGAACGGCGAGGGCCGTGTCGTACAGTTCCCAGTACTGCATGGCTTTGTCGCCAAGAAATCGCGGGATCGGGGCCGGGTTGATCACCTTCACCGCCGTTTCACAGAGGTCTACGTACTTTCTTCCCATGGCCCGTCGGAACGTCGACGTCGGAATGATCGTCAATTTACCGAGCCCCCGTTTCTCCAGCGTCGCGTTGATCTCCGCCAGTGCCATTCCGCCAACGACGAGTGACCCATCGTCGGTGAACCGGATTCCGTCCTGCTGGAGGCCGATCTTATTGATGACGCCGAGATCGACCAGAGTCTGCTTTCTGTTGTTGAGTGTCGCCGTCACACTATTGACACCCACTGCAAATCCGGTCGGTGTATCGAACCTGGCCAATCCCTCGATCACAACGTATTACTAGTCAAGCAGTTACCAAGATATAGATTGTGGCCAGTCTGGCTGCGTTCGGAATACAGGCACTTCATTCGCATCTTTCCAAATGGCGATGCCGGTTGTGAACTGTTTTTGACCGACTCCGTCAGGAAGAACCGATACGATATCTCCTCGACCCCTGTGGAGGTGAGGTTTGATTTACCCGGAACACGAAGGATAACTCACATGTCCGAACTATCGTTTCGGGGGATAGATATCGGCCGAGTCGAACCGGGCGAGGACCTCGTAGAACCGCTCGTCGAGACGACGAACGACGAATATCCCCTGCAGGACGGGGACGTGGTCGTCATCACGTCGAAGGTCGTTTCGACGGCTGAAACCCGTTTTGTCGCGGCCGACAGCGTGACGGTGACCGATCGTGACGAGCGTGTCGCCGACGTGACCGGTCTCGATCCCCGCGAGGTCGCCGTCATCTACGAGGAAAGCGAGGTTCTGGGGGCCATACCGGTCGGAGACATCGGAAAAGATCTCCTCCTGGAGCAGGCAGTCGACACCGAGACGGCCGAAGAAGCCATCGAGCGGATGCCCGCTGCCCTGTTGACCGATCGAAACGGTCGGCTTTGCACGAATGCGGGCGTCGACTGGTCGAATTCTCCC is a genomic window of Halanaeroarchaeum sulfurireducens containing:
- a CDS encoding DUF7289 family protein gives rise to the protein MDGTRDRSQSETLGVVLLLGITILSVTALATFGSGAISGIQHTVDVQSSEHALSQLDSRASLVAFGESNSQSVSLGRGRQGTYSVAPDTGRIRVTHVNYTEGESREIYNDTLGTIQYESGPTTIAYQGGGVWRSESTGGSTMISTPEMHYRGMTLTLPIIGVSGTGSVAGSASADIAVENESRTVYPDNSSYTNPVQNGTIQVAVQSEFYRAWANYFESRTDGTVSTYHENETAVFELVSTGTYGDFDMPMDEEPIELRALGGGHPLSELTITIAPDQPDSQVFTGFDWSMYAESGNQQFEIHLATNGQASCDDDVSATVFYTNGSEYQGWHDEDAFQVECSDVNGDEENEARLTANLTGTTRMTYTTVKNNELLVYDVDNDLADPITFDEHADTVEWESDGGTTFEVDDTTTIGNVTNHYVGLLGPNVDLTVKDGPGEGSDESSEGNVNEDASGGYVITDRSGQYVTYLHVSENNVTVHLE
- a CDS encoding winged helix-turn-helix domain-containing protein translates to MNSHTATVDEAGIEAVLEALTDENSRRILEALSEPMSAREIEAACDIPLSTTYRKLKSLSETGLVSERIDVSTPGKQTTRYVTDFDTVTVELNDDGSLRVRVDAGDTGGTPLASTGWRRIGQRS
- a CDS encoding DUF302 domain-containing protein; its protein translation is MPYTKRIEIHGTFDDIVDEVVEALNEEGFGVLSDIDFQATFANKLGEDIQQYRVLGACHPPAAFEGVSVEPELGALLPCNVAIHETADGTVVVSAVDPSTLIGLTDNPDLDDIVDTIDERFDRVLDSLSG
- a CDS encoding class I SAM-dependent methyltransferase, coding for MDASDVREEWATRTGEYSPRYYAYYGPNEVSRALESHLDERVSRDASVLELGCSSGRHLKHLYDHGYEDLAGIEINEEAIEVMGEEYPAVAAEGEFYTGAIESVVESMADRAFDVVYSVQTLQHLHSDTEWVFDSIRRITGQFLVIVEIEGDEHRGDRDVAVQNVDGMPLTYRNWRDVFEGAGFSQVYEEEIDNNTLRVFERTDR
- a CDS encoding DUF7110 family protein → MPPTVFTLRSNITLPLEDVHEFFESVDLPPEIEDIQIERRNNRLLISSVASDESLSKYTPTAELKAKVYEKRVYEEPPEDRQPYANRAPDEEEEPIPSELVEYARFAGRGDEVLRNTALQYPMFTVLAELALQAEEGKLTAITAVEGELEATRIVEGDDRPATVEVVEEKTESDEAQNGVDWRENEYIK
- a CDS encoding FKBP-type peptidyl-prolyl cis-trans isomerase codes for the protein MAIESGDTVSLEYIGRLPDGEIFDTSREAVADEAGIASEQPDREFAPLTVEMGAEQIIPGLEDALYDMTVGETDTVTIPPEKAYGEPTDEQIIEHDREEFDDMLQGQSPSEGMQVQTQQGQIGTIIALDDDVVEIDFNHELAGETLEFEVEILEIE
- a CDS encoding universal stress protein, encoding MSRILVPVDGSEHAENAFEYAVEHFPEDDIVALHVIELPEGYFAAFAEDTESLPQVEDAKERGHQILGDIESLAADLDAEVETEIISGNPPDKILSYVEDEDVDEIVIGSRGLSGVGRIMFGSVAEQVVRRSEVPVVVVH
- a CDS encoding FAD-dependent oxidoreductase — protein: MRVAVIGGGIAGIACAHELNKYDIEAHVLEKREVTDGEVSDTAKIISATDEAILELASDFGLDDTVESLPLEEMGAFQDGEITTFDQMEIFLTPRSDLSLLEKGMRRIFAPMVGLDRESVRKFHDNLGDVRFDPLDRGPKNEELHDQSIREWMDQYSEDLREMLIEPTLRAMTYDDHFEETSADRSAASLKKVVNMVREGAFVLPNGQYDFVEGLQAELPPERLVDGAEVTDVREDGDEVHVQYRRDGDSAEETFDYAVLAAPINISAEILDADFGTEFNRTRTVTVEGDIKEDVNLLIGGDDDYNLRSVIAVGDEHHAYVRDREDEIDVAEVYRDEPETLDSVVIPTTPRIRPGASIPDLQYSDNVLLAGDFAYYPSFNTAARTGKAAASMIADRF
- a CDS encoding YbhB/YbcL family Raf kinase inhibitor-like protein; the protein is MTEQLRRRDVLGAGVATIATVVAGCAGDTDADESPQETTTEQSTGTETQTDSPQTDTMPSTILNGDIEQKGELTLSSPDFSDGERMPDWVGYANDNDNPELEISGVPDEAESLVLVVDDPDAQPVAGHTWDHWYAWDIDPDIGTIPRNWDGGSATEGHNDFIEYGYGGPSPPEGSHGYRFKLVAIDAELGVPAETRKTRVGSAIAMNAEVLASTQIVGDYHAEQGTTF
- a CDS encoding succinylglutamate desuccinylase/aspartoacylase family protein codes for the protein MKIEDESDSFEYEGGVVRPGQTAKFEHQVGEWYLGDPVDMPVTIVNGSKPGPTVFLSAAIHGDELNGVEVVRRVVDEWDHEEIHGCLVGLPVLNVPGFTTQQRYLPVTDRDLNRAFPGDPDSTSAHRIAYHIYENFIQPCDFGLDFHTSTRGRTNMFHIRADMDTEETARLARAFGANVILDGEGQEGTLRREATENGIPTITIEMGEARRFEQSCIDEAFRGVRSIFAEYGIYPDEVVRWPGWRTIVEGWGERTWLRSNSGGIVDMRKERGELVHEGEIICRITSPFKRGTDTIRAPFTGLLVGILKNPVVFPGNPLVHLAEVENVTAEVIEKYGIEPLCDEPVRRDEGEPPPSGES
- a CDS encoding coenzyme F420-0:L-glutamate ligase yields the protein MSELSFRGIDIGRVEPGEDLVEPLVETTNDEYPLQDGDVVVITSKVVSTAETRFVAADSVTVTDRDERVADVTGLDPREVAVIYEESEVLGAIPVGDIGKDLLLEQAVDTETAEEAIERMPAALLTDRNGRLCTNAGVDWSNSPEGMMTLLPEDPDASAREIREQLEDRTGADLAVILADSEIMGSGSMDLAVGCSGIEAIDSNFARTDLYGEPKVGGVDLVANEITAGSALLFGQTDERIPVVVARGLDYEDGEGVPNAGGLIRRGLRKTIQLTTRLKAREWF